ttttaccctGGAGTTTTGACCGCTGCGGTAATCgcagtataatgctcccattgatttcaagcagtctgctctgttgtgccacatttagcgcacctcatcatccatcacagtgatggggtgcgctaaaacccgCTGTTCCTGCATCTGAAATCGAAAGCAAAATTGTGGCATTTATGATGCCTaacagttgcatttttttttctttctttgtaggCATCcttaaggcccccctcacacggGCAATGCTGAAAGTGTGGCGCTTTGCcacattttacgttcattttTGGCCGCAGATGCCGACTTCTAGCACTCCTCATCGTTGAGGAGAGCTAAACATCTAAAAATATAACAGACTCCGCTCCAAAATCGCGGCACTAAAGTGCTGCGATCGAGCAGCTGtctgagcggctccattgaaaacaatgggagcctctgacagcgcagcgctaaatgctgaaaaaaaacgtCTGCGTGAGGAAGGCCTTAAGTGTGTGGTGTTTCTGTTTTTTAATTCTGAAAGTTTGTGATCCTTTTGCCCCACCACTTGTTTCTTGTAAATGTGAGACTTCTCTTCCAGATCTTCTACTTAGGTGTAGACTTACACTATTTcggtccttttttttccccagtgaTGAACAATAGCTGCGGTCAACCATGTCCAAGTACCTGAAACATTTTACTTCTGTTGGAGACAAGCACCATGACAGGCAATGGAACGTTGATGACGAGGAGAAGCAACCAGAAGAAGAAACTCAAAAGACGCCCCATCCATTTACCTCTTCATACACCTTCAGAGATGCTCTAAAGTGGCTCTTCCATTGCCACAAGTTTCAGGTACTTCCATCCTGTATAGAATAGTAACCATCTGCTAATGATCTCATTTTTAGACTCTTATTTCCTGATATAAACACTACTTCTGATGTTACTGCTAGGTGATATTCAGCCAACGTAACCGTATGTTGGAGTGCGTATCTCTTGGCTGGAAATATAATGAAATGGAGTCAATCCGCTAATATTTCCCTATTGTTTTACAGATTGTTATTGTATGCCTAGTCATTTTGGATGCTTTATTTGTGCTTATTGAGATACTATTGGACTTGGAACTATTGGCACACCAAATAAACCACATTATACCAGAGGTAAGAGCACTCCATATTCCACAGTAATTTAATTATCATCTATAGTCCTCTAAATAAGAGTTGCTTtgagacggaacgattatcgttcaaagaaATAAGTTAACGATAATCGCTGGGTCTAAACGCGAGCTAATGGCAAATGAGAATAAATGATGAACGAAAAGTAAACTATTTTATGTAGGCgtgaaaaccattgttggcttaTTCAGTTTATATGGCAATCATTCAGCCTTtcacattcacttatacagcatcTCAAGCGGTCATACAAGAGTGACTGAGCTAACAGTGACACCACTCCCTTGTTCAAACGACAATTGTCTCGTctataaaagccctaaactacAGATCATAAATATACAGGcagtaggatgagctgtgatccccTTTATTATACCTGTGACAGGGGTTGTGAGATCATCATCTCtgactgtgacaggagtgtctgtgttccccttgaggcagtttctgtggtagggttcGTGCAATAGCATCACATAGACCGAGAAATCGATTAGTTTCAGAGAGCATAATCCCAAGTAAATCTGCGCTGGTCAAAACTGAGATCAATGAGGAGAAAgaagccaggagtttcagatagaaaagaataactaaTGAAGAGAACACTAGCTACATACTGaatgaaaaaataattacatttcaCTCGTGGCCCTTTAAAATGGCAACCAATAGCATTCTTAGCAATTAACAGTAAAACTGCTGAGATACTGGCTAATCAGGCTTGACAGTTATGTGAGGTTTTTCAGGGTGTGCAACTATTTTAGCCAACGTGACTGCTAGATCTAAAAATGTGGATAGTTTAGGTGCACActatatataataatctttatttgtatagcgccaacttattccgcagcgttttcaAGCATgtgagaacacagacaatacaattacatgtgatatacaatcagtttgaaacaggagggggggggggtacaagggGGACGGAGGAGataaggcatgggggaacacaggcagtatgggaattacatATGGAAATCTGTTATTAAGAGGCAAACTGGGTGAGAGCGGTAAGGATGTGCAGGGGTAGGGGATGTATGCAGTAAGcggggtggaaggtgtggggagccatagggaggggcactgggactaggtcaggagatttggtatgcctccttgaagaggtgcgttttaaaGGCGCATCTGAAGTTTCGTGTatcgggaattgtccagatgccttgaggtagagcgttccagagaatGTATGATGCTCTGatgaagtcctgtaggtgagcttgtgaagttcgtattagaggggtgtttattcggagggtgcaggctgggtgatgtactGACAGGAAagaagcgatgtatggtggcgcggctccttggagagctttgtgggtgagaagtttaaatttagttctgcagtggatgggcagccagtgcagagactggcatagtgcagaggcatctgagaaatggctggatagaaaatgagcctagctgccacatttagtatggattgaagaggggagagtctggtatgGGGAAGTCCAATGAATAGAAAGTTGCAGTAGTCTagttgggagtggatgaggacaataacgagtgtctttagcgtgtcggTGGTGAGGATTCGCCTGATTTTTAGCAATATCTCTGAGGcacaggtggcatgtttgggccagagattgaatgTGTGGGGTAAAAGGAGAGGACAGAGTCCAgtgcgacacccccccccccccccccctaatattgaaagtgaatggataaTGGATGTggtgctgaggagactgggatcgaggctagccatgcagttttctGAGATTTcagtttggggttgtgggatagtgaggagacaagggagatgTTTGTCATTTGACAATGGAAAATGTTGTTTATGTGAGTTTTACCAGGAGTTCATACAAGAGCTCTTAATATACACTAGAAATGTGAAAAACCATTCTTTGATATCGTCTCATATACAGTGAAAGCTTATTGGGTTGACCACCGAAAATTGCCTTGAAAATTTGGTCTTGTCAAAGAGGATGGTCAGTACACATAACATATGGCCAATCTGTCACCGAAAATCTAGTCTGGATAAGGGGTTCTCTTTTTGAAGAGGTCTCACTGCAAATATATTTCTCCCAAAGTCCCACATCTAAACCTGTGCCAGAACCTCAGAGAATCTGATCACACTTTATTATAGAAGTTTTGTGTGGCTCTAAATTATCTATTAAATAACTTGCTAAATTGAGAAATTAGTATGCATGCCAATCAAGAACAAGGGCCTGCCTGGGGCGGCGCTGAGGgaaaaatctgactctcttcaacTCACTTTAACACAGTGTGAgaaaacttcaaaagcagattgtaaaaGGTACTGGGTGTCTATTGTAAAACTAATTGGCGAACAGGAAATCTCAGTAGCAGTGCTGCTAAAGTTTCATCTTAGAGTCCTTTTGCATACGAGGGCtgggcaaactatgcctgacaTTTGGCCCTGTTATGCTtgctctgcacaggagcaagcATGGTTGGATTGCTGACaaggcagccagcagggggcttgGACGGCTGGAGGAAAGTTCTCtcctcacccctctccattcactgtaagcagcagccattcagtactgaaccacAGTACAGACCACAATActcaacaatgtaaaaaaaaaataaaaaaaaattctgaaagcgTAGAACTCATAACGCTGTTGTAAAACCATGTGCATTTTAAAGGGCTTGCCAGCCATAACCTTAAAACCACTAAGAGGTGAACTACATTTATTATCTCAGTACAATGGCACCTATCAAGAGGTGGGATATATtaagcaagtgaacagtcagttcttgaagttgctgtgttggaagcaggaaaaatgggcaagtgttAGAATCTGAGCCGGTTTGGGCAAGATTCTGATTGTTGGGCAACTGGATCCCAGCATTTCTAAAGGTGCAAGTCTCTTGTCTCAGTATGCAGGGATTAGTACCTACAGTACCTCAGGTGAAAAACACAGGGTCATGGTTTCCAAAAGCTTATAGATTAATGTGGAGAATGAAGGGTAGGCCATGTGATCCGATCCCACAGAAAAACTGCTGTAGCACAAATTGTTGAAAACAATACCAGCATTGGCAGAAAAGTGTCAGAACACACAGGGCATCATAGCTTGTAGCATATGGGGTTGAATAGCCGCGGACCAGTCAGAGTGCCCATCCTTAGCTCTCTTCACTACTGTAAGCGCCTACGGAGGGCACATAAATGTCAGCACTGGACCATAGAggaatggaagaaggtggccccTTCTGATGAATCATGTGGGTGGGTGTGTGCATAGCTCATTTGGGGAAGAAATAACATCAGCCGGTAAACTGGCAGAGGCAATGTGATGCTCTTGGCAAAATCCTTTCCTGGTAAGCCTTGGGTCCTGACATTTATTTAGCTGTTACTTTGACAAATCCGACCTACCTAAACACTTCTGCAGATCTGATAGTACAAGATAATGCACACTGCAAAAATTGATTTAAGGCGGCTTTGAGGAATACAATAAAACGTTCAAGGTGATTACTTGGATTCCAAATTCTCCACATCTCGAGCCGATTGAGTGTCTGTGGGATTTCCTGGAAACACAAGTCCGATCCATGGAAGTCCTACCTTGTAACTTACAGCACTTATAAGATCTGCTGGTTCCAGATACCACAGGGCACCTTCTGAGCCCTGCTGAAGACCATGTCTTGATGAACTGTTTTTGTGGCAAAGGGAGACTTAAATATTGTTAGGCATGTGGTTCTAATGGTATGGTTGGTTAGTTTATAGATTGGGTCTGCATGAACTAATGTGTGATTCTTTTTATTTCCCCATCAGATATTCCACTATTTGAGCGTTTCCGTATTATCCTTTTTTCTGCTGGAAATTGTTGGTAAACTATATGCCTTTCGACTGGAATTCTTCCACCACAAGTTTGAAGTGTTTGATGCAGTTATTGTTATAATATCCTTTATCATCGACGTGGTCTACATAACCCGGGCAGATTTCTTCAACGCTGTGGGCCTGTTAATCTTACTCAGACTTTGGAGAGTGGCCAGAATTGTGAATGGTAAATGGGGCAATAGCAATATTTTTATTTGGATATTTTAACATTTATTTGCCATCTAATACCTGCACGGTACACGGGGTCTGTTGTGAGTCCTCTAGTATAATAAAATTCTATAACTGCAGCCGGTGTGCATGTTAACTACCAAGTGATGCTGTATGGTTCTGGAGGATGGTGATTTAGAATGCCTCTCCTAGACCAATGAgtcaatttttatatattttcagcCTGCAGTTTCACAAAATAAGATCTGTATTTAATTCAGAAATGTATTCCCCTAAAGTGAGAACCTCATGGGGGTTGTTTTGACCAACAGTGATAGTAGGTTCTTCTAGATGGACCACTACCTTTTTCTTACTATTTACTGGTATATGCCTGAAAGAAATGTAGTTAATCTAGGAGTGATCTGCTCAACTTTAAATGGAAAGCTAGCTGTAAATGCATCGTTCTTATATATTGAAATGGGAATTATTCAAACATCCCACTTGCaaagtaccttaaaggggttgcttaTCTATAAATGAGTTGTGGCCTAGCCTTAGGATTGGCCACACTAGTAAATTGAGGGGGCGATCTGCAGGGACATCCACCGGGACATCCACCTATTGGCTCTTTCCTTGGCCATTtactcatgtactgagctgatttctttaGGAAGCAAACACCTCAGCTCTTACTatagtggtgaggcttggtattgcaggccaaattcccattggaatgaatggaaaTCTTCTTTGCAATTTCAGGCCTAGCCCCTACAGCAAGAATGGAGcgatctgcttcttgcagaagtaAGCTCAGTGCAAAAGCACAACTGATCAGCAGGGTTCCCAGATAACTGACTGCCGCCAatctactattcatgacctatcctaaggaaaggctgcagttagtttacaactggacaacaccttttAATTTTCAATCATTTTAATAAAGTGTAACTGCATACAAGCCCACTGCATCCAAGAACAACTACTTATTCAGTGAGGGTCCCACCCACTGACATGTCACTTATGATATCAATATTTATTACCAAAATGCTCTTTTTCTGTTTGGGGCAGTCAGATTAATACAGCTCGGTATTtaattactttttgtttttaaggGGTCATTTTGTCTGTGAAGAGCAGAGCAGAAGAAAAGATCAACACGTTAAAGGAGAAACAGGAGACCCTACTTGCGAAAGTCTCACAGCTGGAGCAGCAGTGTACCCAACAGGTACGGTTCGTCTTTGCATTGTGCTGAAATCACTAATAAATTCAATGGCTTTATGATACAAATTGATGGCATTTCGAGGTTACTTTTAAGAATATCTCATTTCCTAAATGGCCACTTCTTAAAGACTGTATTTCAGACAGACCATTCCTGTCCACATGACCCCCTCTGAGCTAGAATGAAGAGCTTTCATACTGCTGCTCCCAATCCATCACATGGTTAACTGTTCAAACCATGGCTGGCTTAGAtttaaggataggctatcaatagagaTTTGGTGAGGGTCTACCACCTTATATCCCAACCGACCCGCTGTTCACTAGACCCGTGCCTCTCATGCACTCAGTAAAATATGCATATTTTactgatggaataaagaaaactcttttaatgcacctgGATTTGTGCTGCTGTCACTACATTTGCATATTTCGTCGCTTCAAGGAAGATAGGGTCCATCTTCTGTTCGTGACTGTGCAGCCTCAAAGCCT
This region of Eleutherodactylus coqui strain aEleCoq1 chromosome 5, aEleCoq1.hap1, whole genome shotgun sequence genomic DNA includes:
- the HVCN1 gene encoding voltage-gated hydrogen channel 1, producing MSKYLKHFTSVGDKHHDRQWNVDDEEKQPEEETQKTPHPFTSSYTFRDALKWLFHCHKFQIVIVCLVILDALFVLIEILLDLELLAHQINHIIPEIFHYLSVSVLSFFLLEIVGKLYAFRLEFFHHKFEVFDAVIVIISFIIDVVYITRADFFNAVGLLILLRLWRVARIVNGVILSVKSRAEEKINTLKEKQETLLAKVSQLEQQCTQQEQEISRLQTLLQQNNIFPEL